The genomic segment GATCACGACGCCGATCGCGAGGTCGACGGCGTTTCCTCGCAGGATGAATGACTTGAATTCCTTGAGCACGACTCCTCCTTCGTTCAGCCTTTCACGGCACGGATGAACGCTTCGAGCTGCTCGACGTAGTGCTCACGCGAACGGTGGACGAAGCGCAAAGCGAGTGCGGTGGCGCCGAGCGACCGGTATGCCGTAAGGACTTGATCGACCCCGCTCGGATCGCCGATCGGATCGAGGGGAGGGTCCGGCGGGAACACCAGATCGAAGCCCGCATGCGCGTCGATCTCGTCGCGTCGTTCGTCGAGCATCGGCTTCAGCTCCTCGATCGAGAGCTTGAACGGCGACCATCCGTCGGCGAGCTCCAGCGCCCGGCGGAGCGACCGCTTCGTTCGCCCGCCGATCCAGATCGGGACCCGCTCCTGGACGGCGTGCGGCTCGACGACGAACCCCTCGTAGTCGAAGTAGGTGCCGTGGTAGACGGGCGTCCGCTTCGAGAGGGACGCCCGCAGCGCTCGCAGCGCGTCGTCGCCCCGAAGGCCGCGGTCCTCGAACGGCGCGCCGAGCAGCTCGAACTCCTGCTGTAGCGAGCCCACGCCGACGCCGAGGATCAGCCGCCCGCCGGACAGCCGGTCGACGGTGCCGTAAGACTTCGCGATCTGCAGCGGGTGGTAGTAGCCGAGCACCACGACGTACGAGCAGAGCTTGAGACGTTGTGTCCGCGCTGCGATGTACGACATGGTCGCCACGGGATCCCAGTAGACGAGGCCGCGAACGTCGGCAACCTCCTCGGGGATCGCGACGTGCCCTGGGAAGCACATGAAGTCGTACCCGAGCTCGTCCGCGGCCCGGGCGACGAACGCCAGGTCGTCGATCCCGGCGTCGAACTCCCACCGCGGCGGGGTGAACCGGGGGTTGCGGTGGACGATGGGGGGTACGAGCCCGAATCTCATGGCGACACGGCCGGCCACCGATCGGCCCACGGCGTGGCCTGCTCGAGCTGTGACGCGACGCGGATGAGCAGATCCTCACGCCCGTACGCGGCGACGAGCTGGACGCCGACGGGCAAGCCGTCGCTCGACCGGCCGAGCGGGAGCGTGATCGCCGGCTGGCCGGTCGCGTTGAACGGTGCGCAGAGCATCGCGAAGGACGCGCCGCGAAGAAGTCCCTCGAGCGGGTTCTCCGGTAAGCCGCGGAAGTGCCCCAGCGGCGGCGGCGGCTCGGGCAGGGTGGGCGTGAGCAGGAGGTCGAAGCCGCCGGTCCACCACTCTGCGATCCGGCGGCTGTGCACCAGAACCTGTTCGCGAGCGAGGAAGAACTGCGGCGCGGTGAACGAGCGGCCGAGCTCGGCGATGGCCCACGTC from the Actinomycetota bacterium genome contains:
- a CDS encoding TIGR03619 family F420-dependent LLM class oxidoreductase; translated protein: MGRSVAGRVAMRFGLVPPIVHRNPRFTPPRWEFDAGIDDLAFVARAADELGYDFMCFPGHVAIPEEVADVRGLVYWDPVATMSYIAARTQRLKLCSYVVVLGYYHPLQIAKSYGTVDRLSGGRLILGVGVGSLQQEFELLGAPFEDRGLRGDDALRALRASLSKRTPVYHGTYFDYEGFVVEPHAVQERVPIWIGGRTKRSLRRALELADGWSPFKLSIEELKPMLDERRDEIDAHAGFDLVFPPDPPLDPIGDPSGVDQVLTAYRSLGATALALRFVHRSREHYVEQLEAFIRAVKG
- a CDS encoding amidase family protein, with translation ASGVLTFFATSVAAGIASWSQRTGKEIGPGDVEAATWAIAELGRSFTAPQFFLAREQVLVHSRRIAEWWTGGFDLLLTPTLPEPPPPLGHFRGLPENPLEGLLRGASFAMLCAPFNATGQPAITLPLGRSSDGLPVGVQLVAAYGREDLLIRVASQLEQATPWADRWPAVSP